The following nucleotide sequence is from Zea mays cultivar B73 chromosome 1, Zm-B73-REFERENCE-NAM-5.0, whole genome shotgun sequence.
ttgaaaaggatttacaaaaagaatttgcaaaaacaaaacatgtggtgcaagcgtggtccaaaatgttaaaaataaagaaacaatccatgcacatctagtaagtaacatttattggctcaattccaagcaacctttgcacttacattatgcaaactagttcaattatgcacttttatatttgctttggtatgtgttggcatcaatcaccaaaaagggggagattgaaagggaattaggcttacacctagtccctaattaattttggtggttgaattgcccaacacaaatatttggactaactagtttgctctagtgtataagttatacaggtgccaaaggttcacacttagccaataaaaagaccaagtattgggttcaaacaaaggagcaagggacaaccgaaggcatctctggtctggcgcaccggactgtccggtgtgccaccggacatgtccggtgcaccagaggactccaactaccaaactcgtcaccttcaggaaattccagaggcaactccgctataattcaccggactgtccggtacacaccggacatgtccggtgctccaaggaagagcggcctccggaactcgacagcctcgggaattcatttcagctgctccgctaaaattcaccggactgtccggtgtacaccggactgtccggtgtacaccggactgtccggtgtaacagcgggacaacgactatttcggcgccaacggctacctgcgacgcattaaatgcgcgcgctgcgcgcgtagaggtcaggcacgcccatactagcGCAccagacaatctacagtgcatgtccggtgcgccaccggacatccaggcgggcccagaagtcagagctccaacggtcggaacccaacagctttggtgacgtggctgtcgcaccggacatgtccggtgtgcaccagactgtccggtgcgccatcgaacagacagcctctccaaacggctagtttggtggttgaggctataaatacccccaaccacccaccattcattgcatccaagttttccacttcccaactacttacaagagctctagcattcaattctagacacaccaaagagatcaaatcctctccaaattccacacaacgccctagtgattagagagagagatttgcttgtgttctttcgagctcttgcgcttggattgctttcttctttcttgattctttcttgcgatcaaaactcacttgtaattgaggcaagagacaccaatcttgtggtggtccttgtgggaactttgtgttccaagtgattgagaagagaaagctcactcggtccgagggaccgtttgagagagggtaagggttgaaagagacccgacctttgtggcctcctcaacggggagtaggtttgagagaaccgaacctcggtaaaacaaatccgtgtgtctcacttcattattcgcttgcgatttattttgcgccctctctcgtggactctattatatttctaacgctaacccggcttgtagttgtgattatttttgagaatttcagtgtcgccctattcacccccctctaggcgactttcagaaaggTTATGTTGCTCCCATGAACTTAACTAATGATAAACTAAACTAAAAACATCTTGTGATATAGCCAACTTACAAAGCCATGATCAAACAACAAAGAGTAAAGCTCTACTCCATCTTTTATCCAGTAGCTACATAGTCGAAACAACAATGAAGAGAACTTGCTATCTAACAATACCagttaaaacttggcttccatggTTTCAGTTTTAGGGCAACACTCTATGCTACTTGCCCATGATTTCATTACTCTTCAAATACAATCCAAACATGTATTCTAGATGTCAGCATTCCATCAGTACCAAAACTCATGCCTCTAGCCAGTTGTTCAAATAAACTACTGCCATCCGTCTATGATCGATTAATCTTCACTTCACAGACATTGGAAACAGTACAATCCAAACGAATGTGATGCGAGCATATATAGTCAATCCAATTGATTCAAGGATTCCTTCCACGCTATAAGAGTTTTTTTTATAGGGTACAAAGATGTCACACACTCACACCACTACACACCACACGCACAAACACATGTACTCATCTAATACACACTAAATTGATTGAGAGACCTAGACCTAGCTGGGTTAGTTTCCGACTCCCGAGTAAagatgtcaatggggaattcCCCACCGGGTTATAGCATCCCATCCCCATCCCCATCATATTTGATTCATCCCCATACCCATCTccatacccatcatgggtacaaaacttatcccatacccatccccattcgggtttcgggtccccaaTGGGTCCCCATCCTCAATTAAGGGATAACTAGGTACTAACATGTAGCACAAACAATCTAGATTTTAGACATCACTACATCGACAAGCACTCATCCATGAACCATGatccattcatccatccatcagGAAAGTCATAAGTACTTCAGGACTgatagaagaaatggagaaatggaGTTTTCTCACCTTCCTTGGTCACCATCTGAGTTCGTTGGCGCCTGAGAATCCATGGTCGTCACCGTCATCTGGGCAGGGCGTAGCATATGACTGGTTATTTTAGAGTTTTGTTTTTTACTAGTCTGCTAGTTGCCTTGTTGGGCTAGGACCTGGGGCCTGGTGCGCTGTCGTGCTGGGCTTGGTGGCCGGCTTGGCTCAAGTCATTCATACAAATACGACAGGTGTACACAtatgaaatacccatgggtaatcaggttcggattattgcttcccaaactcatacccgtttacccaatgggtggagattttgtcccatatccatACTCATGGGGACAATTTTCgtcccatacccgtaccctaataggggaattccccatGGGTTGGcgggtatcgggtccccattAACATCTCTACTCCCGAGCCAGGGTCAAGAGAACTCTCCGATAGGCAGGGGCAGAACCCCAATTGGGCTTAAATGAAAACATGTTTCATTGTGGGCTGGGAATGTTTCCACGCCAGGCTAAGCCCACACAACCCTCTGAATAACCCAGTACGCACACACCCTCTTATTGCAGGCCAGGCTTccatctgctgggccatcagttaCTTTTCCTTTGACGGTACGCTGTGGAAAATGGAAATGATCTGGGCCGCATTCTTGCCTCTGAACAAGACAGCGAAACTCGACAGCGAAGGTGAAGCCCTCGTCCCTCGAGCCGCAACGGCCGCCGGTCGTCGTTGGCCACGTCACCCGATCCCGGCATCCCCAGCCCGAAGCATCACAACCTGATCCTCCTCCCCCACACGGCCACACCACAATTCTCAGAAAAAATCCCTCCCGCTCCCACCACCGCCGCAGCCctctcctcctccgcctccgcatcACATTCCACTTCCATTCCCGCGGCCCGCGCCGCCATCATGGCCACCGCCTCCCTCCTCGAGGCCACTCGCCTCCTTTCCACCCCGCGCCCGCCCCGCCGCAGCCTCCACACCCACCTCCTCAGGACCCCGCGCCTCTCCGCTCTCCGCGCTCACCTCCACCGTTCCGCAActctcgacgcgcaggagccgacGGCGAGGCCTGGCGCGCTCCTGGTCCTCGACGCGCTCAGGAGGTCCGTGGTCGACTCCCTCGCGGCGCTCAAGCGGCCCGCGCTCGCGCTCCTGCTGGCCGGCGCGCTGCTCGCCGCGGCGTCAATGGGCGGGCCGCACGCCGCGGCGCTGGCCGCTTCGGGCGGGCGCGTCGGCGGGTCCGCCTTCTCCTCCCGCTCCTCCTCACCTCCGTCCTACGGCTACAGCGCGCCGGCGCCCAGGGGCGGGTACACGGCCGCGCCCTACTACTCGCCTTCGCCCTTCGTGTCCTTCGGCCCGGCCGTCGGCATCGGCTTCGGGGGATCGGGTTTCCTCGTGACCCTCATTGGCTTCGCGGCATTCCTCTATCTCGCCGGGTTCCTGTCCGACTCGTCAGGCGGTACCAGTGTGCTTACAGAGACGGATAAGACCACCGTCCTCAAGCTACAGGTAAGTTTTGGCTGTTGCTTTGGGGGATACATTGACATTTGCACGGGTCACTTACCATAACCACTTCAATGGCTAGCAGAAAATAGTAGTGGTACATATGTAAACTGCTGTTACATTTCCTATTTCTCAGTTAGCAGGAAACAGTAGTACACATGTAAGCTGCTGTTACATTTCCTATTTCAGTACTTGTCATGACCTGCCATACCATTTTAACATGCTTGGTTTAAGCCATTGCTTAAATAGCATTGCAACTGATCTTGGTCTTATGGTTAGTACACCAGATAACAGATACGTTGCCTACAATCCATATTAGTGACTGGATGTGAATAGCGAATTCGTTGCACGGATATTTTATTTGTAGGATATATTTATATACTTGAGCTTAACGAAGTAATCGCTGCTTGCTATTATTGCCTTTTTAAATCATGATATTTACGCAATGTACCTAGATGTACAAAAATAAGGCATGCTTATATTCATTTCATTATTAGTAGTGTCAGCGTCCAAGGAAGGCATGCCTCTCTTAGTAAAACGTCCTTCAAGGCTCCAGCAACATAGTCAGACACACAATGAGCCCGGTTTGGTGCTAGCCTATAATCTTCGGGGTCCTACGCCTCGGGGGCCAAGCATCATACCGATCAGATCCCAGTACCCTACAAGCTAGAGGCTCTGCGCAGGAGCCCCCGACTCTCATCAGAATGCCCTCGAGCGGCAATGGCCTCGGCACCATGTGCGCCTTCAACTGGGTCGGTCGTGCGACGCTGAGTGGTTGAGATAAGAGATAAGACTCTCGTCCTTCGTATTTATTACTGGGGCGATGTTGGTCAGAAGACATCACTATAGCCACGCTTAAGGCGTAAACGTGAGCACTATGCAGTCTGCGCGGCTACAACGGGCTTGACGATGTGGGGCGTCATTATAGCCACGTGTGAGTCCATAGGCGTATCCGCAAGCATTGTGCAGTGCGTGCAGCTTCAATGACTACCAACTACGTCGTACTCAACCACGTGGACTCTCATACTCGTCGATACCATGTGGGACTCCTGGACGCCTGGCTCCAATTACTCCCACATTTGAACGAGGGTCTCCCACTGAAAGGGTCTCCCACATTAGACGTCACATTTGAACGAGTGTCTACAAAATCACAAATATTACTAGAGCAATGTTGATTAGAATAAAAGGTGGTGCGGAAGATATGATTGTTCTAGCTCTAGTTTACTTTTTACTCTATGCAAGCCCCCTTCATATCTCCTATGGCGCTGATGCGTTTCAGCGTTTGGATAGGGAGGGTCCTCATTTGCGGGTCTGTCAGCTCTCGCAGATGCATCCCCGGTAGCGCCAACCAGGACTGTTTTCGACGACTCCTCGACATTCGTCTCATCACCAGCAGACCTCAAGCCCGCGCCTACTATCGCTACAAGGACACCAATTGTGGCCTCGATGGCAGCCCCCAAATAGTGTGAACACCACCACTATCGTCGATAGCATGCTGTCATCGGAAGACTCAACGGAGGCCCTTAGGATCCCCGCCTTCACCTTGGTGGGGAGCTTCGAGTGGCAGCCCCACTAGGCACGTAGGAGGCCCTCAACATCGGAGTAGCTCCACATTGATCACatgtgctcctgtagctaggcgagATCTACTGTGTTGCGAAGTGCGCGAGCACGATGGTGGATATGAGCCTAACGCCAACGAGTTGGGCAATCCTCCTCATGATGGGCTACACGCTGCAGCTCCTCCCACGTGTCTTCTTGCCCGTTGGCTCCCTCATTGGCATCTTCACGAGGGCTTAGGGGGCGATGGTGACATATATCCACGCCTCCCTCCAGTGCTCCCACTTGCCGGTGAGGTCGAGCATGATGTACAACGTTCGAGGCTTCAGCCTTGAGTGGAGCTAGAAGTAGAACCCCCCGAGCATGTTCCATCTGTTCGACACTCGAAGGACAAGAAGTGGTGGAATAACAGCACAGAAGGCCTCGCCCTCACGAATGCCTGGTAGACAAAGGTCGAGAGGGTGAGGATGGAGTTAGGGGTGAGATGCCCGATCTGAAGGTTGTAGAACTCCAGAATCTGGAGGTAGAACCGCGAAGTGGGAAGTTCATCCCCACCATCTTCAAAGAGTAGAAGATGTACTCCCCTGCACTGTGTTGAGGCATGCTGGGGGGGTCGTCACCACTCACACATTAAGCTAGCGGCGTGGTCTACCCGTGGAACTACGAACCTCGTTCATCCCCTCCTGGTTCAAGATCCACGTGCTCAACAACGACTTCAATGCGGTGGTAGTGGCCATGGCGCGTTCGACTGGAGCGACGGGACAGCCAAAATTCGTTGGGGATGGCGGCGGGAGAGAGAACACTCGTTGACGAGTGCGGTTGATTGTGCGAAGTAATGGAGGAAAATATGGAACCACACACCCGTATTTAAAGGCGTCCCTCTGTCACAATTGTTGGGCACAATGCTCGAAGTGTCGCACGATTCTTGCAACTGGAGAGGTGTGTAGCATGACTACTGTTTGATGCTTCGACTACGAGTTAAGGCGGTTGAAGCGCACGATATCCCCCGCGCGCACAACGAACCCATTCTATCAAGTGTTTATGGAAAGAATGGTCCCACCTATAGGCCTCCTTAGGCCTGCGGTGGGCCTGAGGGCCACTATCAGTGTCTAGGAGAAGGCATACCCTAAGATGTTGACAAAACACCATCCAAGACTATCAGCAGAAGATAGACCCATAGTGGGCGTGGCTGGTGCCAGCCTGACATCCTTAGGACTCTGTGCCTCAAGGGCCAACCCTGTGTTGGTTAGGCCCTGCCCCCCTACAAGATGAGGGCTTTATGCAAGAGGGCCCCCCGGCTCTCCCTAAGACGCCCTCAAGTAGGGCTGGAAAAAAGCTCGAGGCTCACGAAACAGCTCGAGATCAGGgcggctcggctcggcttggAGTGGCTCGCGAGCCAAGCCGAGCCAGGTTTTCGAGCTTGTTGGTCCAGCAAGTCGAGTCGAGCCGTGCCAACTCATTCTGGCTCGCGAGCTGTGCCAAATTAATCAAACTATAGAATAATGATGAATATTGGATAATTTTACTTATAATGTTGAATGATGATTGTATTTTTCACATTTATATACTATTAAATCACTATATAATGCAATGTTATTTATCAATGTGCAGCTCGCGAGCCGAGCCAGCTTGTGAGCCAACTTCGAGCCGAGCCTCCTTTAGCTCGTTTAGTGGacaagccgagccgagccattTTCAGTTAGccaacgagccgcaccgagcttggctcggctcgtttccagccctacccCCGAGGCAGGACGACCCAGGCGGCACGGCCTCGGCACCACATGTGCCATCGACCAGGCCGGTCGTGCAACATTGGGTGGTTGAGATAAGGCTCTTGTCCTTCGCATTTATTGCGAGGGGCAATGTTGTGGTCAAAAGACGTCTCTTTAGCCACGACTAAGGCCGCAGACGTACTCTCGAGCACTATGTAGTATGTGCGGCTATAATGCTACCAACTACATTGTACTTAACAGCATGGGACATCACTATAGCCACACATGTGGCCGTAGGCTTACCTGCAAGCAATATGCAGTGTGTGCAGCTATCAACTACGTTGTACTCAATGGCGTGAGCTCCCATACATGTCATTGTGGCACACCGGAGGCGCGCACCGTGTATGTTACAATGACTATGACAGGATGGGAGTAATTGAACCTCAGCTAGGCGGGGACCATCGTCCAGGCAGGAATATAACTCATTCCTCCCTTGTGCTATAAAAGGAGGGGTAGAGCTACATAGAAACAGGTCGCTACGGCACACCTTGAACTACTGGGGACACTGGGCTACAGCAGGGCTGACAACTAGCGTTCAAAGGCTCACACCTGAGTTCAGACCCCGAAACCTGAGTCCATAGTTTGTAGGTTCCCAGTATCATCTGAGTATGTAAGCTCTGCCCACACTTACAGCTATACATTGACAGCATAGAGGATGTAGTGTAGTACGTTTAGGCGGTACGAACCTCTCTATATCGCGTGTGTGCATACCGTCATGCCAGTGCTCTATTGCAGCGGTTACAGGCCTACGcccctctctctttctctccgaTTCTCTCTGGTACCGTGATGTAGAATTCTGATGACAAGTATTATGTAGGCATCCACTTAAAGCATTCTAATACGTTAACATTGTTCGTAGGTTGGCTTGCTGGGCATGGCACGATCATTTCAGAAGGAGCTTGACCAAATAGCTGAGAAAGCAGATACATCTACTCCGGCTGGCTTGAGCTATGTGTTGACAGGTAAAACAAAAATCTACATGCTGTTTGATTTTACTACTTCATACTACTTCACATttaagctgctgctgctgcctctgctgGTTGGCTGCTGCACAGCTGCTGCCACAGCTCAGTTATCAACAACCGCGGTGTTATATTACCAATCCCCATCAACTAGTATGCATCACACACCACATTAGAGCAAAACAGGGGAAACCTGAACTTGGAACACTGCGGTTGTTGAGGATAACCATCAAGATTAAACATTGGATGGATTGggtctcattgggttgtgttgctttTAGTTGAAGTAATGTACCTAATGTTGGCCTTCTGTTCTGATATGTTTTGGTTCCTTTCATTTCTCATTGGGCCTTGTTCGCCCTTATTGCTGGTTAAGGATCACTTTCATACTTTACTGGTCACAATTTCTATCTGTGACAATCCATTACAGTGCTGCTTCTTTGTTTTTACGGTCTCTATTTTGGGCTAGAACGCATGTTACCTTATACAAAATCAATAATCTTGACTATAGTTCTACTGTTGCTTTAAAGTGTAATCACATTATGCATCATAATTTTCTTGGAAATAAACTGTATAGATATACTGTTTCTGTAACGCTTATGACCATTCTGCTATTACCTTGAAATCATTCTGATTGTTTAGTTGTTATGCTGTTCTATAGAGACAACATTAGCATTACTTCGGCATCCGGATTGTTGTATCTCAGCTTACTCTTCGGTAAGCCCACCTATTGCTTTAATTTGTATTCTTTAGCTTATTTAGCAGATTGCAGTTTGTTTCTTGTTTCCATCTAAATGTGTAACTCTATGACTTGTCCTGCAATGTAATGTTATGCACAACTCCTAGAAAAATACAAAACAACCTTTTCATTTACATGCCTATTTCACCAGCGATGAAATGGTCATAAAGTCCTTTTTAGGTTGTAAGTCAAATCAATACTTCATGCATGAGCGCCTTATCATGCCTTTAGTGGCAGGGTCATAAAGGTTTGGAATTCAGTAAATTTCTCACTTCAATGCCTATTAATCACATTTATTGTTCTAAAAAGGTGGATGTGAAACGTAGCGTGGATGATGGTGAGAAACGTTTCAATCAGCTTTCAATTGAGGAGAGGGGCAAGTTTGATGAAGAGACACTTGTCAACGTGAACAGCATCAAGAGGAATAAAGGAGGCAGCCAAAGATCAAGTGGTTTTAGCAACGAGTACATTGTGGTATGTAACAGATGACACCAGGCTTGTCAAATAGTAATCTTATGTCCATGCAAGGAATATCTTTTTGCTGATACAGTTCAGATGCCAATAGTGATTCAAGAATTAAGATTTTTGTCTAAAAAAACACTGCTTTACAAACTCATATCCCTGTGTTGGTGGGGGGATGATTTCTATCATGTGTACTGTGTATGTTTGTGTGATTGAATGTTTCTGATTACCTGTTTTGCTAGTATCACTCAGTACAGCAGTGACCACATGATATCTAAGCCTTTTTAATTTCATATTTGCAGATAACCATATTGGTTGCTGCTGAGGGAGTACATAAGCTGCCGGTTATAAATAGCAGCAATGACTTAAAGACAGCTCTACAAAAGATGGGTGCCATACCATCAAGCAAAATACTGGTATTTCTTGCtcgtttctttttttttctcttgTAATATCATCAAGTTTAAATTCTAGTCCTACCATCCCTACTCAGGAGTCATTCCATGTTGATTGTATTGGGGTAAAATAATCTTAACTGACAGCAACCTGGTTTTCACCAACATCTACAGTTCGGTAAAATGGTATTTGCTCCAAAATTTGATCCAGCCTTGTCCAAAAACAGTTCCGTAGTCCATTTCTGTTGTATGAGGCTGTCAGATCTAGTCAGCAAATTTAAAATTGCAGCAAATCAATGTTGTGTTGTAGTGACATACTGACATTTAATAAACATCTTGCTAGAGTACAAAACGTTTAGTCCAAGTAAGCTGTAGTAACTTAGAGATGGAACCAACAAGAGCCTCACGAATTCACTCTAAAAAACAAAGGGAAAAtaaaaaaagggaaaagaagagCTACATGAACCACAATCTTTGTATCCTATTTTCTTATAAAATTCAGGTTGTTTGCATTTTATTCATACTGGTATGCCATGATAACGATGTCCGGTTCTTTTTAATCTTCTTTACAGGCAGTCGAGGTCCTGTGGACtccgcaaaatgagaatgacacaTTGTCCGAGCGAGAGCTCCTTGAAGATTACCCGCTCTTAAGGCCTCTGTAGAAAGATAAAAGTTACAGATTGCCCGTGCAAAGGAAGAACACGCCGTAGATTCAGTTTTGGCGGTTTTCTTATTAGTTATAGCACAGATCCTGCGTTTGTATAATAAGTGTATAATAATTTGTAATTGGCGTCTCTGATAGCCTTCATTTCAGAACATGGAACGTGCAAATCTGCAATTGTCTGTCAGTAGTCTTGTTCAATCTTCCTGACACAATAACACAAAATTGTAAATAGATTGTTCAGAGAAAAAATAAAACAGGACATGCTGCATTTGTGCGTGTACGCGTTCCACCAAGGATATTTCAAataaaaatatttgatgaatattGCATGCTAGTTCCAGCTTCCAAGGTCCACGGCCTCCGTGGTTGCAGTAGAATACAGTACGTGAGATTAAGGCGGCAATGGATCATGTTCCAAATACTTATTTATATTTAAAATTATATAgaaataaaacttgattttaatctagttcgatccttaaattttatagtataaAATTTAGAGTCTATAATCACTCCTACGTGAGATCAGTGTGAGGCACCATTTTCTTGTTTTTGTGGAAAACACGATCTATGTTGGTCTGCTGCTAGTTGCTAGATTGACGCAAGCAACTTCCTAACCCAAATAGTATATCATGACAGTCAAGCAACGGAACTCATAAGATACCTGTACCGTTGCCGGCCTTACCTAACACGCCAATTATCCACATTTGATGATTTCAGTCTGAACACCGAATCCACAGCGCATTCTCTTAAACAAAGCCCTAAACAACACAATCGTCTACGTGTTGCAATGGCAGGATCGATTCCTGTCGAAGTAGGAACCGGCAGTTCACCAGCATCTACCAACTCGTTCGATTTCCATCGCGGACCACTCTTATAAAACCCACACAGGTCAAAGCCTGAAATCggcgaaaagaagaagaaaaaaggcAGCGGCAACAGAACACTACCCATTCCGGGAACTTCCTGGCAAGCTAGGTGGTCTGGTCACACGTCACGTCTAAGCAAACACAAGCAAGTTTGAAATGGCGGCGAGAGCTAGGGCAGCGGCGCCGTTCTGGCTCCTGGCCGCGGCCGCGGTCACGCTGCTGGTGGCGGCGGCGTCCGCGCAGTCCGGcggcagcagcagcgacgactgcACGTCGGCGCTGGTGAGCCTGTCACCGTGCATGGGCTACATCAGCGGCAACGGCACGTCGGCGCCCAGCGCATCGTGCTGCTCGCAGCTCAAGGCCGTGGTGCAGTCCAAACCGCAGTGCCTCTGCGCCGCCCTCGGCAGCGACGCCTCGTCCTCCCTCGGCGGCGTCACCATCGACCGGTCGCGCGCGCTCGGCCTCCCCGCGGCTTGCAACGTCcagaccccacccgtcagccagTGCAACAACGGTAAGCGGGCCGCCGTGACCGTTTCACGCACTCTGTTTTCTTTTTTCCTCCCTCATTTCCGCTGCATTGAATTGACTCCTCTTGCGCGCAGGGTCGTCGGGCGGCGGATCGAAGGCGACGCCTTTCCTGCCATCTGGTGGTGCGTCGCTCGGGGGGCCGGCGGCTCTTGTGCTCGGGCTCGCCGCGGCTGCTGTTTACGCCGTGGCAGCTACGTGAGCGTTTGTGTTGTGTGATTCAGGGATCAGGATGCGTTGCGTCGTGTCAACTTTCGCTTTTCAGAACGGGCAGGGGGGATTTTGAGTGCTTTGTGTCTATGGCTTTGTCGCATTTGTGAAATTGGTTGATTCGGTCTACGGTCGCAATAAATTTGCCGTAATGGTTTCACTTACTTTCGTACTCTCCCTGTATTAATTTAAGAGTATCTTCAACATTACCTTAAATCATAACACTATCTTAAAAATATAGGACTTAACTTAAAAACAGCTCTAATAATGCTATGCTTTATAATTTTTTATTAAAAAGATGTAGGGCACACCGCAAAGTAACACAAATATACTGCACCTGTACTAGTGCTATATTCTTGTTTTCTACATTATTCTCAATATTTGCAATTTACTTCCTAAAATATAGGATTTAGGGCTTAATGTTGGAGCACAATTTATTTTTAATGCTCTAAACAATCTAAATGATGTAGTATTTTAATTTTTTGGTACTATTTTGAGTCACCTTGTTAGAGATGTTCTAAGGAGAAGTGTTTGGTAATTAAAGTTTGGTCTGTGTCGTATCGAATGTGTAAATGTCAATGAATACAATCTAATACTAATTACATAAATGAAGACTAAACAACGGGACaaatttattaaacctaattaatTCATATAGACAAATTATAGATTAATTAGACTTAATACGTTCGTCTTGTCGTTTAGTCCTCGTTTacataattagttttataattagattatATTAAATATTTCTAACTAGTATATAAACATTTGATGtgagggactaaact
It contains:
- the LOC103643842 gene encoding uncharacterized protein, with protein sequence MATASLLEATRLLSTPRPPRRSLHTHLLRTPRLSALRAHLHRSATLDAQEPTARPGALLVLDALRRSVVDSLAALKRPALALLLAGALLAAASMGGPHAAALAASGGRVGGSAFSSRSSSPPSYGYSAPAPRGGYTAAPYYSPSPFVSFGPAVGIGFGGSGFLVTLIGFAAFLYLAGFLSDSSGGTSVLTETDKTTVLKLQVGLLGMARSFQKELDQIAEKADTSTPAGLSYVLTETTLALLRHPDCCISAYSSVDVKRSVDDGEKRFNQLSIEERGKFDEETLVNVNSIKRNKGGSQRSSGFSNEYIVITILVAAEGVHKLPVINSSNDLKTALQKMGAIPSSKILAVEVLWTPQNENDTLSERELLEDYPLLRPL
- the LOC100283521 gene encoding lipid transfer protein precursor: MAARARAAAPFWLLAAAAVTLLVAAASAQSGGSSSDDCTSALVSLSPCMGYISGNGTSAPSASCCSQLKAVVQSKPQCLCAALGSDASSSLGGVTIDRSRALGLPAACNVQTPPVSQCNNGSSGGGSKATPFLPSGGASLGGPAALVLGLAAAAVYAVAAT